The Planctomycetota bacterium genome window below encodes:
- a CDS encoding HAMP domain-containing histidine kinase, with translation MSLRYKILIAIISVMVLILGLLTLSLYVDTETRIKATQNEIAQLNLKIVQDWLANINDWKILQGRLNSTGLFSKWVIVDSDFEVLSSSAPLSSQERTAYKQDNDLMMAMRIDSHVFINGSNVSTWLIMPKDGKSVGVKMDMQYLTLSKFDPWDSIVIILLIMPLGTILLILSIYFLLTRLVIKPIETLSKTSSHIAKGDYNVEIKPVSGNDEVTNLINTFNLMLNEIKEHRGHMETKIEEAQVKIKTTEEQLIIAQRLSATGTLAAGIAHEINNPLGGIINAAESLKGGKLDKEKADEYLDLIIDGLDRIAETVKKILQFFPRKLAPQAVDLKPVIDRAILLVQHRLESNNITVENSVPLSLPSIFGEGNELQQVFLNLMMNAIDAILTVRQQKPDANRGKIEIFHEVNARALTISVKDDGIGMSENEIKQAFDLFYTSKEPGKGTGLGLSVAFNIIENHGGKITLESKRNQGTTAKITLPIMKETIKSIVEPNTK, from the coding sequence ATGTCTCTGCGCTATAAAATACTTATCGCCATTATCAGTGTAATGGTCTTGATACTGGGGCTTCTTACTTTAAGCCTCTATGTCGATACCGAAACGCGTATCAAGGCCACCCAGAACGAAATCGCCCAGCTTAACCTTAAAATCGTCCAGGACTGGCTGGCTAATATCAACGACTGGAAAATTCTCCAGGGAAGGCTCAATTCAACCGGTCTTTTTTCCAAATGGGTGATTGTAGACAGCGATTTTGAAGTGCTTTCATCAAGCGCACCGCTATCAAGCCAAGAACGCACCGCCTATAAGCAGGATAACGACCTTATGATGGCGATGAGGATTGATTCTCACGTCTTTATCAATGGAAGCAACGTTTCCACCTGGCTGATTATGCCCAAAGACGGCAAATCGGTCGGCGTTAAGATGGATATGCAATACCTTACCCTTTCCAAATTTGACCCGTGGGATTCCATTGTAATCATCCTCCTCATAATGCCCTTAGGAACGATTCTCCTTATCCTGAGCATTTATTTCTTGCTGACAAGATTGGTCATTAAGCCAATCGAAACACTTTCAAAGACAAGCAGCCATATCGCCAAGGGAGATTATAATGTTGAAATCAAGCCTGTCAGCGGCAATGACGAGGTAACCAACCTCATCAACACTTTCAACCTGATGCTCAATGAAATCAAGGAACACCGCGGGCACATGGAAACGAAGATTGAAGAAGCACAGGTAAAGATAAAAACCACTGAGGAACAGCTTATTATCGCCCAGCGCCTATCGGCAACGGGCACTCTTGCCGCCGGAATCGCCCACGAAATAAACAATCCTCTGGGAGGAATCATTAACGCTGCGGAATCCCTGAAAGGCGGCAAACTGGATAAGGAAAAAGCCGATGAATACCTGGATTTAATCATAGACGGGCTTGACCGGATTGCGGAAACGGTAAAGAAAATATTGCAGTTCTTCCCGAGGAAACTGGCTCCGCAGGCGGTGGATTTGAAACCGGTCATTGACCGCGCCATCTTGCTGGTCCAGCACCGGCTTGAAAGCAATAATATCACAGTGGAAAATTCCGTCCCGCTCAGTCTGCCCAGTATTTTCGGAGAAGGTAATGAACTACAGCAGGTATTTTTGAACCTGATGATGAACGCGATAGACGCCATTCTTACCGTCAGGCAGCAGAAACCCGATGCGAACAGGGGCAAGATAGAGATCTTCCACGAGGTAAACGCCCGCGCCCTGACCATCTCGGTCAAGGATGACGGCATAGGCATGTCCGAAAATGAAATCAAGCAGGCATTCGACCTTTTTTATACCAGCAAAGAGCCAGGTAAAGGAACCGGGCTGGGATTATCGGTTGCCTTTAATATCATCGAAAACCACGGAGGCAAAATCACGCTGGAAAGCAAGCGCAACCAGGGCACCACCGCCAAAATCACCCTGCCTATCATGAAAGAAACCATCAAATCTATCGTCGAGCCCAATACAAAGTAA